A genome region from Nocardia sp. NBC_01730 includes the following:
- the eccCa gene encoding type VII secretion protein EccCa, producing the protein MTTTRRFVRPARTVRGPKAPAVTELRLQPPTELPKPVPPSRLRMIMPVVMVAAMAGMMVMMFRGGGAMSPMMMMFPIMMLVSMGGMMGGAIGGNSGGAAGLNEERKDYLRSITDNRKTVHGAEAELYTFLRYTHPGPDEIARLIGGKRMWEVQVASPQFLRVRVGRGRIANQVRVIVPEAAPTSDLDPVGVVELTRFAKAYSTVGGMPVAINLLSAPQVGIDGDAQLVSGLIRAMIAEIAVLHGPDQVAVAAVLSNPDAPEWSWLKWLPHTQHPNETDAIGSSRMVYRTVAELRTKVLAGLNRGPFSANSQPTLDRTHYLLIVDVGGPASDRDISGIDGCTWLRLGATEQNLPRALRFTVTEDRSLNEVSTRGLRRVGVVDTLSVSAMTAMARNLSPYRLSTVVEAVAAEQASGGTSWEEMVDVADPGAIRIEQAWIPRRDEDRARLNIPFAHDPAGGVVYLDIKESAEEGMGPHGMCIGATGSGKSEFLRTLVLSAVATHSPDTLNLLLVDFKGGATFLGFDRLSHVTAVVTNMEEEADLVTRMEDVINGEMARRQRILRDAGNFASVADYERAREQGANLRPLPTLLIILDEFAELLEQYPNFSKLFVAIGRLGRSLRIHLLLASQKVPANRMGELEAHLSYRIALRTNQTSDSRDAIGTADAYHLPKKPGAGYLRVGSGDLQRFQAAYVGERYTPPAQVSAASAQRARRPGGGYRPPQRFTTGNIVDTRPVVVEPVTVEDTHETVDGESITVMESVLQQLARHGQPAHRMWLPPLTTPPTLDRMVPAVPQGALQMPLALVDKPRQQRQDVWSVDMSGAGGHMAIVGGTQSGKSTALQTLILSAAMTHTPEQVQFYCLDFSGGGLSALANLPHVGSVAAARDGDRIRRTIALITNLLESRQSMFTEFGIDTTRKFRTLRNTGQAPWLDRDPYGDVFLVIDGWDIGFGTNGPYYDEYTPVMESIALQGLNYGIHLVLTSSRWIAIRPAIKDLVQTRVEMRLGDLADTSFSAHRAVVAAIPANRPGRCISTDGLHMLTSLPRMDGVGDADSAADGLAAAIAEVDQRYPGRRAPQVKLLPPQIGLDEVRRDLPAPQTLAQRLVVPFGVRESDLNPAVIDFGVSTHFIVLGSSGSGKSTTLAALLESIRRQYDASQARVLLIDYRRRHLETVPGDMLIGHVTNERDVRDALPPLVEKMQSRRPPDNVTTRQLAERSWWSGPEVFVVIDDYHMVAQRGSMNPLEPLKEILVDGRDTGLHVIVARNIAQADTALYDNVIGQMKNLNSSGLIMDGSKLDGVLIGDVRPTKQPPGRGIFVEPMSSRRDLVQVAWVPQQL; encoded by the coding sequence ATGACAACTACCCGCCGATTCGTGCGGCCCGCTCGGACGGTGCGCGGCCCCAAAGCCCCTGCCGTGACAGAACTACGATTGCAGCCGCCAACCGAGCTGCCCAAGCCGGTCCCGCCGTCGCGGTTGCGGATGATCATGCCCGTGGTCATGGTGGCGGCCATGGCCGGGATGATGGTCATGATGTTCCGCGGCGGCGGTGCCATGTCGCCGATGATGATGATGTTCCCGATCATGATGCTCGTGTCGATGGGCGGCATGATGGGCGGCGCGATCGGTGGCAACAGCGGCGGAGCGGCGGGCCTCAACGAAGAGCGCAAAGACTACCTGCGCAGCATCACGGACAATCGCAAGACGGTGCACGGGGCGGAAGCGGAACTGTACACCTTCCTGCGCTACACGCATCCTGGCCCCGACGAGATCGCTCGGCTGATCGGCGGCAAGCGGATGTGGGAGGTGCAGGTCGCCAGTCCGCAGTTCCTGCGCGTGCGGGTCGGCCGTGGGCGCATCGCCAACCAGGTGCGCGTGATCGTGCCGGAGGCCGCACCGACCTCCGATCTCGATCCGGTCGGCGTCGTCGAGCTGACGCGGTTCGCGAAGGCCTACTCCACGGTGGGCGGCATGCCCGTCGCGATCAATCTGCTGTCGGCGCCGCAGGTCGGCATCGACGGCGACGCGCAACTGGTATCCGGGCTGATCCGCGCGATGATCGCCGAGATCGCGGTGCTGCACGGGCCGGACCAGGTGGCGGTCGCCGCGGTACTGTCGAACCCGGATGCTCCGGAATGGTCCTGGCTGAAATGGCTGCCGCATACTCAGCATCCGAACGAGACCGACGCGATCGGATCGAGCCGGATGGTCTACCGCACGGTCGCCGAGTTGCGGACGAAAGTGCTCGCCGGGCTCAATCGCGGGCCGTTCTCCGCCAATTCGCAGCCCACGTTGGATCGCACACACTATCTGCTGATCGTCGACGTGGGGGGGCCGGCGAGTGACCGCGATATCTCCGGCATCGACGGCTGCACCTGGCTGCGACTCGGTGCCACGGAGCAGAATTTGCCGCGGGCGCTGCGGTTCACCGTGACCGAGGATCGGTCGCTGAACGAGGTGAGCACGCGCGGGCTGCGCCGGGTCGGCGTCGTCGACACGCTCTCGGTCTCCGCGATGACGGCGATGGCGCGGAACCTCTCGCCCTACCGGCTGTCCACGGTGGTGGAGGCGGTGGCCGCCGAGCAGGCCAGTGGGGGCACCTCATGGGAGGAGATGGTCGACGTCGCCGACCCCGGCGCCATCCGCATCGAGCAGGCCTGGATCCCGCGCCGCGACGAGGACCGGGCACGGTTGAACATTCCCTTCGCCCACGATCCGGCCGGCGGCGTCGTCTACCTCGATATCAAGGAATCGGCCGAAGAGGGTATGGGCCCGCACGGCATGTGCATCGGTGCCACCGGATCGGGCAAGTCGGAGTTCCTGCGGACCCTGGTGCTTTCCGCGGTCGCGACGCATTCGCCCGACACGCTGAATCTGCTGCTCGTCGACTTCAAGGGTGGTGCCACGTTCCTCGGTTTCGACCGGCTGTCCCACGTGACGGCCGTCGTGACGAACATGGAGGAAGAGGCCGATCTGGTTACCCGTATGGAAGACGTGATCAACGGCGAAATGGCGCGGCGGCAGCGGATTCTGCGCGACGCGGGCAACTTCGCCAGCGTCGCCGACTACGAGCGGGCCAGGGAACAGGGGGCGAACCTGCGACCGTTGCCCACCCTGCTGATCATTCTCGACGAGTTCGCCGAACTGCTCGAGCAATACCCGAACTTCTCGAAACTGTTCGTAGCCATCGGCCGACTCGGCCGATCATTGCGGATCCACCTGTTGCTGGCGTCGCAGAAGGTGCCTGCCAACCGGATGGGCGAGCTGGAAGCGCACCTGTCATATCGAATCGCGTTGCGCACCAACCAGACCAGCGACTCGCGCGATGCGATCGGCACCGCTGACGCCTACCACCTGCCGAAGAAACCGGGTGCGGGTTACCTGCGGGTCGGCTCGGGCGACCTGCAGCGGTTCCAGGCCGCCTACGTGGGTGAACGGTATACGCCGCCCGCGCAGGTGTCGGCGGCCTCTGCGCAACGCGCGCGGCGGCCTGGTGGCGGGTACCGGCCGCCACAGCGGTTCACCACGGGCAATATCGTCGACACACGGCCTGTGGTGGTCGAGCCGGTGACGGTCGAAGACACGCACGAGACGGTCGACGGAGAGTCGATCACGGTAATGGAATCGGTGTTGCAGCAGCTAGCCCGTCATGGCCAGCCGGCTCATCGTATGTGGCTGCCTCCCTTGACCACTCCTCCTACACTCGACCGGATGGTTCCCGCGGTGCCGCAGGGGGCATTGCAGATGCCGTTGGCGCTGGTCGACAAGCCCCGTCAGCAGCGCCAGGACGTATGGTCTGTCGATATGTCCGGCGCCGGCGGGCACATGGCCATCGTCGGCGGTACGCAGTCCGGCAAATCGACCGCGCTGCAAACTCTCATACTGTCCGCGGCGATGACCCACACCCCCGAACAGGTCCAGTTCTACTGCCTGGACTTCTCCGGCGGAGGGTTGTCGGCGTTGGCGAACCTGCCGCACGTGGGATCGGTCGCCGCGGCCCGCGACGGCGACCGTATTCGGCGCACCATCGCATTGATCACGAACTTGCTCGAGAGCCGCCAGTCGATGTTCACCGAATTCGGTATCGACACCACTCGGAAGTTTCGCACTCTGCGCAACACGGGCCAGGCGCCATGGCTGGACCGTGATCCCTATGGCGATGTCTTCCTGGTCATCGATGGCTGGGATATCGGTTTCGGCACGAATGGTCCGTATTACGACGAGTACACCCCGGTGATGGAATCGATCGCCCTCCAAGGGCTGAACTACGGCATCCACTTGGTGCTCACCAGTTCACGTTGGATCGCGATCCGGCCCGCGATCAAGGACCTTGTGCAAACCCGCGTCGAGATGCGTTTGGGTGACCTGGCCGATACGTCGTTCAGCGCGCATCGCGCTGTGGTCGCGGCCATTCCCGCCAACCGACCCGGTCGCTGTATCTCGACCGATGGTCTGCACATGCTCACATCCTTGCCTCGCATGGATGGTGTGGGCGATGCCGATTCCGCCGCGGACGGCCTCGCAGCCGCGATCGCCGAAGTCGACCAACGCTATCCCGGCCGGCGAGCGCCGCAGGTGAAACTGCTGCCACCGCAAATCGGCCTCGACGAGGTTCGAAGGGATCTACCTGCGCCGCAGACGTTGGCCCAGCGACTCGTCGTGCCATTCGGTGTCCGAGAATCCGATCTCAACCCCGCCGTGATCGACTTCGGAGTGTCGACACATTTCATCGTGCTCGGCTCGTCGGGATCGGGGAAGTCGACAACATTGGCCGCACTGCTGGAATCCATTCGGCGCCAATACGATGCCTCGCAAGCGCGCGTCCTGCTGATCGATTACCGCCGCAGGCATCTGGAGACCGTGCCGGGAGACATGCTCATCGGGCATGTGACGAACGAACGGGACGTGCGCGACGCACTGCCGCCGCTGGTCGAGAAGATGCAGTCCAGACGCCCACCCGACAATGTGACCACCCGTCAGCTCGCGGAGCGTTCCTGGTGGAGCGGCCCCGAGGTCTTCGTGGTGATCGATGACTATCACATGGTTGCGCAGCGTGGCTCGATGAACCCGCTGGAACCGCTGAAGGAAATCCTCGTCGACGGCCGTGATACCGGCCTGCACGTGATCGTGGCGCGCAACATCGCGCAGGCCGACACCGCGCTCTACGACAACGTGATCGGCCAGATGAAGAACCTGAACTCCTCAGGCCTGATCATGGATGGCTCGAAGCTCGACGGCGTGCTGATAGGCGACGTGCGGCCGACCAAGCAGCCTCCGGGGCGGGGCATCTTCGTGGAGCCGATGAGCTCCCGCAGAGATCTCGTACAGGTGGCCTGGGTGCCTCAGCAGCTCTGA
- a CDS encoding PPE family protein, which translates to MFYAAYPPEVNSARLTFGLGPGPMVAAAAGYAAIGDGLLAAATAAEGQTTAMGIEWQGDSANQAQLAFRKHASWLREQGTIAMAVAQHALVQAEAYTSALGKMPPLPAILANRALTATLVASNSMGQNTPMIAVNEMVYMVMWAQAAGTMYQYHAETLANTASLPPPPPAPEIVGPSPTGPGPGFKSSPDVSSVGHTDPTGPTVTQNNPVQHDNSVTQDTSNTTGDNTTDTPTQPDQPPADSVGNTPPEVQEPVSDPMQGLTDAPYGSEGLIDGTAQDAGFFGTSASSSTLVGLNGGAGAALAIGLQRGGLGSIPGGSTGFRMPTNWSLGKGTAFGASLNNNATAASPARKGPPRGAIAPKTGRRRRDDEKSTKPAAVFVPGEPQEVPVLEKPPVIGVIEYVDEPEPRLDDSDAQLANILGETDRGKINAS; encoded by the coding sequence GTGTTCTACGCAGCGTATCCACCCGAGGTGAACTCGGCGAGGCTGACCTTTGGGCTGGGTCCCGGTCCGATGGTCGCGGCCGCGGCCGGGTACGCGGCTATCGGCGACGGCTTGTTGGCGGCGGCGACGGCTGCTGAGGGCCAGACCACGGCGATGGGCATCGAGTGGCAGGGCGACTCGGCGAACCAGGCGCAGTTGGCATTTCGCAAACATGCCAGTTGGCTGCGTGAACAGGGAACCATAGCGATGGCTGTCGCGCAGCACGCGCTCGTCCAGGCAGAGGCGTACACCAGTGCGCTGGGCAAGATGCCGCCGTTACCGGCGATCCTGGCAAACAGGGCTCTGACCGCGACCTTGGTGGCAAGCAACAGCATGGGTCAGAACACGCCGATGATCGCTGTCAATGAAATGGTCTACATGGTCATGTGGGCGCAGGCCGCCGGGACGATGTACCAGTATCACGCGGAGACGTTGGCGAATACGGCAAGTCTTCCGCCACCGCCGCCCGCACCGGAGATCGTCGGTCCATCGCCGACGGGTCCCGGCCCGGGCTTCAAATCAAGTCCTGACGTAAGCTCTGTCGGCCACACCGATCCGACCGGTCCTACAGTGACCCAGAACAATCCGGTGCAACACGACAACAGTGTTACGCAGGACACCAGCAATACAACCGGTGACAACACGACCGATACGCCGACGCAGCCCGACCAGCCACCGGCCGACTCCGTCGGCAACACGCCACCGGAGGTACAGGAGCCCGTCTCCGATCCTATGCAGGGATTGACGGATGCGCCTTATGGCTCGGAGGGGCTGATCGATGGGACGGCGCAAGATGCCGGTTTCTTCGGAACGTCGGCGAGTTCTTCCACCTTGGTGGGCTTGAACGGTGGTGCGGGTGCCGCGCTCGCGATCGGTCTGCAGCGCGGTGGGCTTGGTTCCATACCCGGGGGCTCGACCGGCTTCCGGATGCCGACGAACTGGTCGCTCGGCAAGGGAACTGCATTCGGGGCTTCGCTGAACAACAACGCGACAGCCGCATCCCCGGCGCGCAAAGGTCCGCCGCGTGGTGCGATCGCGCCGAAGACGGGACGTCGTCGCCGGGACGACGAGAAATCCACAAAGCCGGCGGCCGTATTCGTCCCCGGAGAACCTCAGGAGGTGCCGGTTCTGGAGAAACCCCCGGTAATCGGTGTGATCGAGTATGTCGATGAGCCTGAACCGCGTCTCGACGATTCCGACGCACAACTTGCAAACATCCTCGGCGAAACCGACCGAGGCAAAATCAACGCCTCATAG
- a CDS encoding WXG100 family type VII secretion target — MGTPSYTGDPAEINAAAKKFFMHADTFKNHMGILEGIKQEYAPAVQGSTGTAIQTAMQGALDKGNKLHQTFMQIVDALNSSGASFDAQDQEGAANVNKYNMNF; from the coding sequence ATGGGTACTCCCAGCTACACCGGTGATCCCGCGGAAATCAACGCGGCCGCCAAGAAGTTCTTCATGCACGCTGACACGTTCAAGAATCACATGGGGATACTGGAGGGCATCAAGCAGGAGTATGCCCCTGCGGTTCAGGGGTCTACCGGCACCGCCATCCAAACTGCGATGCAGGGAGCTCTCGACAAAGGGAACAAGCTGCACCAGACCTTCATGCAGATCGTCGATGCTCTGAATTCGTCGGGCGCGAGTTTTGACGCCCAGGATCAAGAGGGCGCGGCGAACGTCAACAAATACAATATGAATTTCTGA
- a CDS encoding ESX secretion-associated protein EspG, translated as MEADPVVVNLNVDAALVLQSMVGIDSYPPVLALMPNIYNEADQARVHAVVLDELVRAGVVEDDRVHPTIAHWLECLYRPDMELVARIVDTGHDGEPQAMLRLSFVRCGATHVLAVRCDDEVIVQSVFQQGEDLHTVTAAMAAALGPCPALQFAPLTATLEQFKEVPSDQDERRQALLELGAQPHTAGVLSRVLDEVVRRAEILVIEHHDGSSAEPEVCVSVLDTPSGRLIVTPSKAMDGEIWSTYAPGDDVALRSGIGALIDLLPGRSWFDTSRIH; from the coding sequence ATGGAAGCCGATCCGGTTGTGGTCAATCTGAACGTGGACGCGGCGTTGGTGCTGCAGTCCATGGTCGGCATCGATTCCTACCCTCCGGTATTGGCGTTGATGCCGAATATCTACAATGAGGCCGACCAGGCTCGGGTACATGCTGTCGTCCTCGACGAGCTCGTTCGTGCGGGCGTAGTCGAGGACGACCGCGTGCATCCTACAATCGCACATTGGCTGGAATGTCTGTACCGGCCGGATATGGAACTGGTCGCACGCATAGTGGACACCGGTCACGATGGTGAGCCGCAGGCGATGCTGCGATTGTCGTTTGTGCGCTGTGGTGCTACTCACGTGCTGGCGGTGCGTTGTGACGACGAAGTCATCGTCCAGTCGGTGTTCCAGCAAGGGGAAGACCTGCATACCGTGACGGCGGCCATGGCCGCGGCGTTAGGGCCTTGTCCGGCACTGCAGTTCGCGCCACTGACCGCGACACTGGAGCAATTCAAGGAGGTTCCGTCCGACCAAGATGAGCGGCGACAGGCGTTGTTGGAGTTGGGCGCACAGCCGCACACCGCCGGTGTGCTGAGCCGGGTGCTCGACGAGGTGGTGCGTCGCGCTGAGATCCTCGTGATCGAGCATCACGACGGAAGCTCGGCGGAGCCGGAGGTGTGTGTGAGCGTGCTGGACACGCCTTCGGGGCGACTCATCGTCACTCCGAGCAAGGCGATGGACGGGGAAATCTGGTCGACGTACGCCCCAGGCGACGACGTGGCCCTGCGGTCGGGTATCGGGGCGCTTATCGATTTGCTGCCCGGCCGAAGTTGGTTCGATACCAGTAGAATTCACTGA
- a CDS encoding MinD/ParA family ATP-binding protein encodes MNRAPSTNGHSTEAVRARGGYDAYFAQTGELTDASVAPEPAPEGRQNADTFTHVDPVVGAPREPQAPPAPESGHRPRSGVVGPPPGGASALPPQVNAQSRDYSDARPTAAPTQPAPPQHTAQQPTVQQQPTQQYQASQQAEQSPEQPSQAVAHTDSASANQDWQSGSATPWVPERIDRSAYDQTPRIEVLPAALSSIDLLADISAARRAQLRSNSGVRGALNKVGFNLGLSPAEQRAEDRRNRIRRQLTSTYQIAVVSVKGGVGRTTTAATLGSTFASLRPDRVVAIDANPDFGDLATRTSRHPYGLTLRDLALSQNLDAFSAVQSFTSINSADLAVIASPWSTEATEALSGREYATAVEVLRRHYNLLMVDCGTGVLDSATATVLQTSDAVVVVTPATVGGVTGAVATLNWLSAHGLQHLIAKSIVSIVHHQPVKPTVDVDAIEKLFATAQRPTTVLPYDAHLAEGGEIDLRLLEKESLLAFEELAAWLADGFPGYLTGGAENSGDRGGWR; translated from the coding sequence ATGAACCGAGCACCGAGCACCAACGGTCATTCGACCGAGGCCGTGCGGGCTCGTGGCGGCTACGACGCGTACTTCGCACAGACCGGCGAGCTGACCGACGCATCCGTCGCGCCGGAGCCCGCCCCCGAAGGCCGCCAGAATGCCGACACGTTCACTCACGTCGATCCCGTGGTTGGCGCGCCACGCGAGCCGCAGGCGCCTCCCGCGCCGGAATCCGGCCACCGCCCGAGGTCGGGCGTCGTGGGGCCACCACCGGGTGGCGCCAGTGCGCTTCCGCCGCAAGTGAACGCGCAGTCGAGGGACTATTCCGACGCACGGCCGACCGCGGCACCGACACAACCGGCTCCCCCACAACACACGGCCCAGCAACCTACTGTTCAGCAGCAGCCGACCCAGCAGTACCAGGCATCACAGCAGGCCGAGCAGTCCCCCGAGCAGCCATCGCAGGCTGTCGCGCACACGGACTCGGCGTCGGCGAATCAGGACTGGCAGTCCGGATCGGCAACGCCGTGGGTCCCCGAGCGTATCGACCGCTCGGCCTATGACCAGACGCCGCGGATCGAAGTGTTGCCCGCCGCGCTCAGCTCGATCGATCTGCTCGCCGACATCTCGGCCGCCCGTCGCGCCCAGCTGCGCTCCAACTCGGGCGTACGCGGCGCGTTGAACAAGGTCGGCTTCAACCTGGGACTCTCCCCGGCCGAGCAGCGCGCCGAGGACCGCCGCAACCGCATCCGGCGGCAGCTCACCTCGACCTATCAGATCGCGGTGGTGAGCGTGAAGGGCGGCGTCGGCCGCACTACCACCGCGGCGACGCTCGGTTCGACCTTCGCCAGTCTGCGTCCGGACCGGGTGGTCGCCATCGACGCGAACCCGGACTTCGGCGATCTCGCCACCCGCACCAGCAGGCACCCGTATGGGCTCACCTTGCGCGACCTGGCGTTGTCGCAGAACCTGGACGCATTCTCCGCGGTGCAGTCGTTTACCTCGATCAATTCGGCCGACCTCGCCGTGATCGCCTCGCCGTGGAGTACCGAGGCCACCGAAGCGCTGTCCGGCCGCGAGTACGCCACCGCCGTCGAGGTGCTGCGCCGCCACTACAACCTGCTGATGGTCGACTGCGGGACCGGTGTGCTCGATTCCGCGACCGCGACCGTTCTGCAGACCAGCGACGCCGTCGTCGTGGTTACCCCGGCCACCGTCGGTGGCGTGACCGGCGCCGTGGCCACGCTCAACTGGCTCAGTGCGCACGGCTTGCAGCACCTGATCGCGAAGTCGATCGTCTCGATCGTGCACCACCAGCCCGTGAAGCCGACCGTCGACGTCGACGCCATCGAGAAGCTGTTCGCGACCGCCCAGCGCCCGACGACCGTGCTGCCTTACGACGCCCACTTGGCCGAAGGAGGAGAGATCGACCTGCGGTTGCTCGAGAAAGAGTCGCTGCTCGCGTTCGAGGAACTGGCCGCCTGGCTGGCGGACGGGTTCCCCGGGTACCTGACCGGCGGCGCCGAAAACTCCGGTGACCGCGGAGGGTGGCGATGA
- the eccD gene encoding type VII secretion integral membrane protein EccD: MSTAVAPAPAGTQPSAEVARARIAVMISTYQVDVVVPTKFTIETFIDDLLVVLASAIDDESVDFTPPQGQWSLARPGEPPIPRWRSLGDHDVTDGTVLMLSVVESAEVFTPVVEDITDALALINEREFAEFDANTAAVVGLTALGVGASAVAAMLSWSWTRTGSVLWCGLPTLLLGLLCWAAAAATRRRGATAKVCLGLSLSATPLLFAGGAMLVPPAYDQPGPFAAANLAAGAVVAAVAAATMMRLSGLGIATLMAVTVLGVAVTGAALPLTYLDLSLGQVAGGVVFVGIVLLTAAPRLAVVIARIRPPDLPDPGTEVAPTTLTDIFDAETVREDHEHTEDSERQRRSNEVGIEGRARLAVTSLRGLIAAISALLSVSAVITAAVSPGGIREIVMCAAIAGLLAMRSRWHPDRVQAIALITAAAVTACGVSFVLVGAYQSPAADLTVGVVVTLAACAACVAAIRLPGKRLSPVTRRVIDLVEYVLILVVPVIAFWIMGVYTAMRGI, translated from the coding sequence ATGAGCACTGCCGTCGCGCCCGCGCCTGCCGGGACGCAGCCATCGGCGGAGGTCGCACGGGCCCGGATCGCCGTGATGATCTCCACCTACCAGGTCGATGTGGTGGTGCCGACCAAGTTCACCATCGAGACATTCATCGACGATCTGCTGGTCGTGCTGGCCTCGGCGATCGATGACGAGAGCGTCGACTTCACCCCACCACAGGGTCAGTGGAGTTTGGCCCGTCCCGGCGAGCCGCCGATCCCGCGCTGGCGCAGTCTCGGCGACCACGATGTCACCGACGGCACGGTGCTGATGCTGTCGGTGGTCGAATCGGCGGAGGTGTTCACGCCGGTAGTCGAGGACATCACCGACGCGCTGGCCCTGATCAACGAGCGCGAGTTCGCGGAGTTCGACGCGAACACCGCCGCGGTCGTCGGCCTCACCGCCTTGGGCGTGGGGGCCTCGGCGGTGGCCGCGATGCTGTCATGGTCGTGGACCCGGACCGGTTCGGTCTTGTGGTGTGGATTGCCCACCCTGCTGCTCGGCCTGCTCTGCTGGGCAGCTGCCGCGGCGACCCGGCGCCGCGGCGCCACGGCAAAGGTGTGCCTCGGCTTGTCGTTGTCGGCGACTCCGCTGCTGTTCGCCGGTGGCGCGATGCTGGTGCCGCCCGCCTACGACCAGCCGGGTCCATTCGCCGCGGCCAATCTGGCGGCGGGAGCGGTGGTGGCCGCAGTCGCCGCCGCCACCATGATGCGGCTGAGCGGACTCGGGATCGCGACCCTGATGGCGGTGACGGTGCTCGGCGTCGCAGTGACCGGCGCGGCCCTGCCGCTGACGTATCTCGATCTGTCGCTGGGGCAGGTGGCGGGCGGCGTGGTGTTCGTCGGGATCGTGCTGCTGACCGCCGCGCCGCGCTTGGCCGTGGTTATCGCGCGGATCCGGCCGCCGGATCTGCCCGACCCCGGCACCGAGGTCGCACCGACGACGCTGACCGACATCTTCGACGCCGAGACCGTGCGCGAGGACCACGAGCACACCGAGGACAGCGAACGGCAGCGCCGCAGCAACGAGGTCGGCATCGAGGGCCGGGCACGGCTGGCGGTGACCAGCCTGCGCGGACTGATCGCCGCGATCTCGGCCTTGCTTTCGGTCTCCGCTGTGATCACGGCCGCGGTCAGTCCCGGGGGCATCCGCGAGATCGTCATGTGCGCGGCCATCGCAGGCCTCCTTGCGATGCGGTCGCGTTGGCATCCGGACCGCGTCCAGGCGATCGCGCTGATCACCGCCGCCGCCGTCACGGCGTGCGGCGTCAGTTTCGTCTTGGTCGGGGCGTATCAGAGCCCGGCCGCGGATCTGACGGTCGGAGTGGTGGTCACTCTCGCGGCGTGTGCCGCATGCGTCGCGGCGATCCGCTTACCGGGCAAGCGATTGTCGCCCGTGACCCGCCGTGTCATCGATCTGGTGGAGTATGTGCTCATCCTGGTGGTTCCGGTGATCGCCTTCTGGATAATGGGCGTCTACACCGCTATGCGAGGAATCTGA
- the mycP gene encoding type VII secretion-associated serine protease mycosin, with protein MKVGSVAVAVLAGVLLAITAAPAGALEPPQVVVGSPPQDDPPGPELPTKQDKGCLAAGVLPESDLTRTPPPELALDLRRARALSRGGGVTVAVIDTGVQPSPRLPNLVGGGDYVAAGGDGLSDCDAHGTLVAGIIGAASDPTDGFAGVAPDARIISLRTRSGAFSPERPNSDPTQQIAVDIRTMARAITRAANQGAGVITVSLPICVPADSRLDQSMLSAAIGHAVHVRGALIVAGAGNTAGTANCAQNPDIDPTRPADARNWRDVKTISTPGWFGADVLTVGFTSATGAPMPDSLTGPWVSVAAPGTGIESLGPGGGGLINGVGSPDKLVPVGGASFAAAYVSGVAALLRSRFPNETPAEIASRLQASAHAPARGIDNAVGAGMIDPLAALSYRTPPQQPTGLFRSSELTMPAPPRAKDLRPAVTATIVIVVAVLLGLGGSRANAVMRRRR; from the coding sequence ATGAAGGTCGGCAGCGTTGCCGTCGCGGTCCTCGCCGGGGTACTGCTTGCCATCACCGCCGCGCCCGCGGGTGCGCTGGAGCCGCCGCAAGTGGTGGTCGGCTCACCGCCGCAGGACGACCCGCCGGGACCGGAACTCCCGACGAAGCAGGACAAGGGATGCCTCGCCGCGGGCGTGCTGCCCGAGAGCGATCTAACCCGCACTCCGCCGCCGGAACTGGCGCTGGACCTGCGGCGCGCCCGCGCGCTGAGCCGGGGTGGCGGCGTCACCGTCGCAGTCATCGACACGGGCGTGCAGCCCAGCCCGCGGCTACCCAATCTCGTCGGCGGCGGCGACTACGTCGCGGCTGGCGGCGACGGACTGTCCGACTGCGATGCGCACGGCACGCTGGTGGCCGGAATCATCGGCGCGGCATCCGACCCCACCGACGGATTCGCCGGCGTCGCTCCCGACGCGCGCATCATCTCGCTTCGCACCCGCTCCGGCGCGTTCAGCCCCGAACGGCCGAACTCCGATCCCACCCAGCAGATCGCCGTCGATATCCGCACGATGGCGCGGGCGATCACCCGCGCGGCGAACCAGGGTGCCGGGGTGATCACGGTCTCGCTGCCGATCTGCGTGCCCGCGGACTCGCGGCTGGACCAGTCCATGCTGTCGGCGGCCATCGGACACGCCGTACACGTCCGTGGCGCGCTCATCGTCGCGGGTGCGGGCAACACCGCGGGCACCGCGAACTGCGCACAGAACCCCGACATCGACCCGACCCGGCCCGCCGACGCGCGGAATTGGCGTGATGTGAAGACGATTTCGACGCCGGGTTGGTTCGGTGCCGATGTGCTCACGGTCGGATTCACCAGCGCGACCGGCGCACCGATGCCGGATTCGCTGACGGGACCGTGGGTTTCGGTGGCCGCGCCGGGGACCGGCATCGAGTCGCTCGGGCCCGGCGGAGGTGGTCTGATCAACGGCGTCGGGTCACCGGACAAACTGGTGCCGGTCGGCGGCGCGTCCTTCGCCGCGGCCTACGTCAGCGGGGTCGCCGCACTGTTGCGGTCGCGCTTCCCGAACGAGACCCCGGCCGAGATCGCCTCCCGGCTTCAGGCCAGCGCGCACGCTCCGGCCCGCGGCATCGACAACGCGGTCGGCGCGGGCATGATCGACCCGCTGGCCGCACTGAGCTACCGTACGCCGCCGCAGCAGCCGACCGGGCTGTTCCGTTCCTCGGAGCTGACCATGCCCGCGCCGCCGCGTGCGAAGGATCTGCGGCCCGCGGTCACTGCGACCATCGTCATCGTCGTCGCCGTGCTGCTCGGGCTCGGCGGGAGCCGTGCGAATGCCGTGATGCGGAGGCGGCGGTGA